Sequence from the Fictibacillus arsenicus genome:
CATCGTTCATGCGGGCAGTAATACTGTCTCCTGTACTTTTCATTTTTTGAACCGTAGTCATTGATTCCTTTATCGCTTTGAATGCCGGCACCAAAAAGAAAACAGCAACACCTGCACAGGCAGCTAAAAATAGAAATAACCACATCATCATCAAACGCCTCCAATCATCTTTTCTTTACTAAAGTACCCGGAAACACACAAGAAAAAACAAAAAGCTCTTCTAAAAGAGATTGTTGTTTTGGGATCATTTTGTTCTTTCTCTTCATTGACAGGTTGATTGGAGTGCAAGGTGCGAGACTCCTCGAAAATGAAAATCACATTTTCTTCGTGCGATGTTACGCTGTCGAAGCCTTCCTTGTCCTGTGAGATCAGCGGGACAGGTGAGCCCCCGTCAGTGCAAAGCGATAGGGAAGCTCACCGCACGCCCCGCGGAAAGCGAGCATCCTGTAACGGAAATCAACCACTTCAAAGAACATCAATTTTGCGAAAAAAGCCAAACAAAAAACCCGGGCTGTTTTGCCGGGTTTTATCTCTTGGGACATGTAGAACAGCAAGTCCCGTTTTCAGTTTTGTAATAAAGGCAGCACGTTTTGCGGATTTTCGTTGGTCCACAGCCTACAGGAGCCATAAATCGGTGAAATGGATTCTTTGTTAATCCAAAATGATAAGCTTCTGCATCCATGAAAAATGCATAGTCTTCTTGAATGCGCTGTTTCACCTCATCTGGATGATCCTCACTAAGCCATGTTTCGTAAATCCAGCGTATGTAGATCCAAGCATTTTCCCATAGTGTTGCTTTAGAGATACGTGCAGATTTTGCCACGTGGTTAAGCATCACTGAAATATTTTCTTTAAAAAGAGTTTCAATCACACTTGAGCGCCAGTCTTCTCTTGATTGTGAGGAGAGCTGTGCAGAAGCATCTTTTAATGTGAATGATGGAAGCCACATGGCATCGGAGTTATGGTCTATTAAGTATACGTTCTCAATATTCATGTCAAACGATTTATTTAA
This genomic interval carries:
- a CDS encoding IucA/IucC family C-terminal-domain containing protein — its product is MSILLSTPKSNGWTADEKKHISSNYRFSFQAPFENEAVISAGQLLNEDNLLDFLDQTGPRIGSSKRPVTASLFFKRYAYCSLTSSLYGMTMLNKSFDMNIENVYLIDHNSDAMWLPSFTLKDASAQLSSQSREDWRSSVIETLFKENISVMLNHVAKSARISKATLWENAWIYIRWIYETWLSEDHPDEVKQRIQEDYAFFMDAEAYHFGLTKNPFHRFMAPVGCGPTKIRKTCCLYYKTENGTCCSTCPKR